A single Pedobacter sp. PACM 27299 DNA region contains:
- a CDS encoding response regulator encodes MKNKQRSFLLISAVIILFIGFLFRNSVVQRAEQSTLVSSLKELEVNNLRISKLDTITLSLQTAENNFRMYTTLWDTDYFKKYVMDIKLISSLLKDLSAGDSSDISDVIVGDLRDKSGQMAIFSELKRLTDSLNNINVQMELLKITGTAPKLKTYPKAMLKKITKVEELAAAPAAPKQKLFKRLKNAILNKGDRKDSTKMVKTEVTYEQTASDIEAYNKKNLENIEQFYARLFQDLKSNRNNLTKKEETILKLNESIFQNIKRLFQEYRSKENINSELKKAILKSRADQSLIAIGRSRQINFGISVLSYLAIILLMWKLYRAYDKTLRANQLAAEQVIIKSRFFTSISHEMRTPLNAIIGVSEQLKSTPLNEDQQQMSKLLDSSSSMLLSAVNEVLDFSRLETGKLALAKTPFRYKRILSDIASTARILADQKDLTLELVLGDSPDLLLDGDPYRLKQMVMNLIANAIKFTDKGKVLIQVSLKKTDEKHIVLLIKVKDTGIGISAENQALIFNEFSQVINSKRSDWQKGSGLGLAISKKLVEMHKGKISVESTLGKGSTFTLEIPYVVAENDREELDEQKSLVINSDHFKNLHLLVVDDSEMNLLVIKMIFKKIGISFDTATNGQEALNFLESKRYDMVLTDIQMPEMDGIELTKRIRALEDQQKSQLPIIAITGQISSESHERYLSAGLNDYIIKPFTESELMEKILDYLK; translated from the coding sequence ATGAAAAACAAACAACGCTCTTTCCTTCTTATCTCTGCAGTCATTATATTGTTTATCGGATTTTTATTTCGAAATTCAGTTGTGCAGCGTGCAGAACAATCTACGCTTGTTTCCAGTCTTAAGGAGTTAGAAGTTAATAACTTGAGAATTTCTAAACTGGATACAATTACCCTTAGTTTACAAACAGCAGAAAATAATTTCAGAATGTATACCACACTCTGGGATACCGATTATTTTAAGAAATATGTGATGGATATCAAGTTGATTTCCAGCTTGCTAAAAGACCTTTCTGCAGGAGATAGCAGTGATATTTCAGATGTTATTGTAGGAGATCTCAGAGACAAAAGTGGACAGATGGCCATATTTAGTGAACTGAAAAGACTTACTGATTCTTTAAATAACATCAATGTGCAGATGGAATTGCTAAAGATTACCGGAACTGCACCTAAGCTGAAGACTTATCCTAAGGCGATGCTGAAAAAGATAACTAAGGTGGAAGAATTGGCTGCAGCACCCGCAGCGCCAAAGCAAAAACTATTCAAAAGGCTGAAAAATGCTATTCTTAATAAAGGGGATCGGAAAGATTCTACAAAAATGGTGAAAACCGAAGTCACGTATGAACAGACCGCGAGTGATATTGAGGCTTACAATAAGAAAAACCTGGAAAATATCGAGCAGTTTTACGCCCGTCTTTTCCAGGATCTGAAGAGTAACCGTAATAATTTAACCAAAAAGGAAGAAACGATTCTGAAGTTAAATGAAAGTATCTTTCAGAATATTAAACGCCTGTTTCAGGAATATAGAAGTAAAGAAAATATCAACTCCGAGCTGAAAAAAGCGATATTGAAGAGCAGAGCAGACCAATCTCTTATTGCAATCGGAAGATCCAGACAAATTAACTTTGGAATTAGTGTGCTTTCTTATCTTGCGATCATCCTGCTGATGTGGAAGCTCTACCGTGCATACGATAAAACATTAAGGGCAAATCAGCTGGCAGCGGAGCAGGTCATCATTAAATCCAGGTTCTTTACCAGCATCAGTCATGAGATGAGAACGCCCTTAAATGCAATTATCGGGGTGTCTGAGCAACTCAAATCTACGCCTTTGAATGAAGATCAGCAACAGATGTCTAAGCTGCTCGATAGTTCTTCTTCTATGTTATTATCGGCAGTAAATGAAGTGTTGGATTTCTCCAGATTGGAAACAGGGAAGCTGGCATTGGCGAAAACACCTTTCCGTTACAAGCGGATTCTCTCTGATATTGCGTCTACTGCAAGGATTCTGGCAGATCAGAAAGACCTGACTTTAGAACTCGTTCTTGGTGATTCACCAGATTTACTATTGGATGGAGATCCTTATCGATTGAAACAAATGGTCATGAACCTGATTGCAAATGCAATTAAGTTTACAGACAAAGGGAAAGTGCTCATTCAGGTGAGCTTAAAGAAAACTGATGAAAAACACATTGTCTTATTGATTAAGGTGAAAGATACCGGGATTGGTATTTCTGCGGAAAACCAGGCCTTGATTTTCAATGAGTTTTCACAAGTGATCAATTCTAAACGTAGCGATTGGCAAAAAGGTTCTGGATTGGGATTAGCCATTAGTAAGAAATTGGTGGAAATGCATAAAGGAAAAATTTCTGTGGAAAGTACCTTGGGTAAAGGTTCTACTTTTACACTGGAAATCCCCTATGTAGTGGCCGAAAATGATCGTGAAGAGCTGGATGAACAAAAGTCATTGGTGATCAATAGTGATCACTTTAAAAACCTTCATTTACTGGTGGTTGATGATTCAGAAATGAATTTACTGGTGATCAAAATGATCTTTAAGAAAATAGGAATCAGCTTTGATACGGCAACAAACGGGCAGGAAGCCTTAAATTTCCTGGAGTCAAAACGCTATGACATGGTGCTGACCGATATTCAGATGCCTGAAATGGATGGAATAGAACTCACCAAGAGAATTCGTGCGCTGGAGGATCAACAAAAATCTCAGCTGCCTATCATTGCCATCACCGGGCAGATCAGCAGCGAATCGCATGAAAGATACCTTTCGGCTGGCTTAAATGATTACATCATTAAGCCCTTTACGGAGTCTGAACTGATGGAGAAAATCCTCGATTACCTTAAATAG